From the genome of Bradyrhizobium elkanii USDA 76, one region includes:
- the metW gene encoding methionine biosynthesis protein MetW, translating into MSMQQTLPLPGVAPERTGGYRTDHLLVADMVRPGSRVLDVGCGDGELLQLLESRGIDGRGIELSREGVNGCVAKGLAVVQGDADTDLVNYPDDAFDYVILSQTLQATRQPKVVLENLLRIGQRAIVSFPNFGFWKMRLQLLIGGHMPRTENLPASWYDTSNIHFCTIKDFVQLCEEINVKMERAVALDLYGRPVPLNLPWWVWNMFGEQGVFLLSRGGQGK; encoded by the coding sequence ATGAGCATGCAGCAGACATTGCCCTTGCCGGGCGTCGCGCCGGAGCGGACCGGCGGCTATCGCACCGATCATCTGCTGGTCGCCGACATGGTGCGGCCGGGCTCGCGCGTGCTCGATGTCGGCTGCGGCGACGGCGAGCTGCTGCAACTGCTGGAGAGCCGCGGCATCGACGGCCGCGGCATCGAGCTGTCGCGCGAGGGCGTCAACGGCTGCGTCGCCAAGGGGCTCGCCGTGGTGCAGGGCGATGCCGACACCGATCTCGTCAACTATCCCGACGATGCGTTCGACTACGTGATCCTGTCGCAGACCTTGCAAGCGACGCGGCAGCCCAAGGTGGTGCTGGAAAATCTGCTGCGGATCGGCCAGCGCGCCATCGTCTCGTTCCCGAATTTCGGATTCTGGAAGATGCGGCTGCAACTCCTGATCGGCGGCCACATGCCGCGGACCGAGAATTTGCCGGCGAGCTGGTACGACACCTCGAACATCCATTTCTGCACCATCAAGGATTTCGTGCAGCTCTGCGAGGAGATCAACGTCAAGATGGAGCGCGCGGTCGCGCTCGATCTCTACGGCCGCCCGGTGCCGCTCAACCTGCCGTGGTGGGTATGGAACATGTTCGGCGAGCAGGGCGTGTTCCTGCTCAGCCGGGGTGGGCAGGGGAAGTGA
- the metX gene encoding homoserine O-acetyltransferase MetX: MSNVRPIPSPQTQSDDRAHEADHPSSLVAKFGMDQPLKLDCGVDLAPFQIAYQTYGELNADRSNAILVCHALTGDQHVNNIHPVTGKPGWWETMVGAGRPIDPDKYFIICSNVIGGCMGSTGPASLNPATGKVWGLDFPIITIPDMVRAQAMLIDRLGITTLFCVVGGSMGGMQVLQWTAAYPQRVFSTLAIACSTRHSAQNIAFHELGRQAVMADPDWRGGRYVDEDTHPHRGLAVARMAAHITYLSDAALHRKFGRRMQDRELPTFSFDADFQVESYLRYQGSSFVERFDANSYLYLTRAMDYFDIAADHNGVLAKAFTGIQTRFCVVSFTSDWLFPTSESRALVHALNASSARVSFAEIETDKGHDAFLLDVPEFLEISRAFLLAAGKARGLKDGGQS, encoded by the coding sequence ATGAGCAACGTGCGTCCGATACCGAGCCCACAAACCCAAAGCGATGATCGCGCCCATGAGGCCGACCATCCGTCGTCACTGGTGGCGAAGTTCGGGATGGACCAGCCGCTCAAGCTCGATTGCGGCGTCGATCTCGCACCGTTCCAGATCGCCTACCAGACCTATGGCGAGCTCAATGCCGACCGCTCCAACGCGATCCTGGTCTGCCACGCGCTGACCGGCGATCAGCATGTCAACAACATCCATCCCGTCACCGGCAAGCCCGGCTGGTGGGAGACCATGGTCGGCGCCGGCCGGCCGATCGATCCCGACAAATACTTCATCATCTGCTCCAATGTGATCGGCGGTTGCATGGGCTCGACCGGCCCTGCGTCGCTGAATCCCGCGACCGGCAAGGTGTGGGGACTTGATTTCCCGATCATCACCATCCCCGACATGGTGCGCGCGCAGGCGATGCTGATCGACCGCCTCGGCATCACGACGCTGTTCTGCGTGGTCGGCGGCTCGATGGGCGGCATGCAGGTGCTGCAATGGACCGCAGCCTATCCGCAGCGCGTGTTCTCGACGCTCGCGATCGCCTGCTCGACGCGCCACTCGGCGCAGAACATCGCGTTCCACGAGCTCGGCCGCCAGGCCGTGATGGCCGATCCGGACTGGCGCGGCGGCCGCTATGTCGACGAGGACACCCATCCGCATCGCGGATTGGCGGTGGCGCGAATGGCCGCGCACATCACCTATCTCTCGGACGCCGCGCTGCATCGCAAGTTCGGACGGCGGATGCAGGACCGCGAGCTGCCGACCTTCTCGTTCGATGCGGATTTCCAGGTGGAGAGCTATCTGCGCTACCAGGGCTCGTCCTTTGTCGAGCGGTTCGACGCCAACTCCTATCTCTATCTGACCCGCGCGATGGACTATTTCGACATCGCCGCCGACCACAACGGCGTGCTGGCGAAGGCGTTCACCGGCATCCAGACGCGGTTCTGCGTGGTGTCGTTCACCAGCGACTGGCTGTTTCCGACCTCGGAATCGCGCGCGCTGGTGCATGCGCTGAACGCGTCGAGCGCGCGGGTGTCGTTCGCCGAGATCGAGACCGACAAGGGGCACGACGCCTTCCTGCTCGACGTGCCCGAATTCCTCGAGATCTCCCGCGCTTTCCTGCTGGCCGCAGGCAAGGCGCGCGGATTGAAGGACGGCGGCCAGTCATGA
- a CDS encoding prephenate/arogenate dehydrogenase family protein: MTTAPLFKRIALVGFGLIGGSIARGARAQGLVGEIVTTARSEKTRARVAELGIVDRVVETNIEAVKDADLVILCIPVGACGLVAAEIAGHLKPGAIISDVGSVKGAVVKDMAPHLPDGVHFVPAHPVAGTEHSGPDSGFAELFINRWCILTPPEGTDPAATDRLRTFWAALGAKVEIMTPDHHDLVLAITSHLPHLIAYTIVGTADELAQVTESEVIKFSAGGFRDFTRIAASDPTMWRDVFLANKDAVLEMLGTFNEDLSKLTRAIRRGDGEALFDHFTRTRAIRRGIVETGQDSAAPDFGRPHANLKK, encoded by the coding sequence GTGACCACCGCTCCGCTCTTCAAACGCATCGCCCTCGTCGGCTTCGGCCTGATCGGCGGCTCGATCGCGCGCGGCGCGCGCGCGCAAGGGCTGGTCGGCGAGATCGTGACCACCGCGCGCTCGGAGAAGACGCGTGCCCGCGTCGCCGAGCTCGGCATCGTCGATCGCGTCGTCGAGACCAACATCGAGGCGGTGAAGGATGCCGACCTCGTCATCCTCTGCATCCCGGTCGGCGCCTGCGGCCTGGTCGCCGCCGAGATCGCCGGACATCTCAAGCCCGGCGCCATCATCTCCGACGTCGGCTCGGTGAAGGGCGCCGTCGTCAAGGACATGGCGCCGCATCTGCCTGACGGCGTCCACTTCGTCCCGGCGCATCCGGTGGCCGGCACCGAGCATTCGGGGCCGGATTCCGGCTTCGCCGAGCTGTTCATCAACCGCTGGTGCATCCTCACCCCGCCCGAAGGCACCGATCCCGCGGCGACCGACCGGTTGCGCACGTTCTGGGCCGCGCTCGGCGCCAAGGTCGAGATCATGACGCCCGACCATCATGACCTCGTGCTCGCGATCACCAGCCATCTGCCGCATCTGATCGCCTACACCATCGTCGGCACCGCCGACGAGCTGGCGCAGGTGACGGAATCCGAGGTCATCAAGTTCTCCGCCGGCGGCTTCCGCGACTTCACCCGCATCGCGGCTTCGGACCCGACGATGTGGCGCGACGTATTCCTCGCCAACAAGGACGCCGTGCTCGAGATGCTCGGCACCTTCAACGAGGATCTGTCGAAGCTGACCCGCGCGATCCGGCGCGGCGACGGCGAAGCGCTGTTCGACCACTTCACCCGCACCCGCGCCATCCGCCGCGGCATCGTCGAGACCGGCCAGGACTCCGCCGCGCCCGACTTCGGCCGCCCGCATGCGAATTTGAAGAAGTAG
- the hisC gene encoding histidinol-phosphate transaminase, whose translation MSRPVPNPGILDIAPYTPGKSPVPEPGRKVFKLSANETPFGPSPKAIAAYKAAADHLEDYPEGTSRVLREAIGRAYGLDPDRIICGAGSDEILNLLAHTYLAPGDEAISTTHGFLVYPIATMANGARNVIAAETNFTADVDAILKVVTPKTKLVWLANPNNPTGTYIPFDEVKRLRAALPSHVLLVLDAAYADYVSRNDYELGIELVATTDNTVVTHTFSKIHGLAALRVGWMFGPAHIVDACNRIRGPFNVTTPAMLAAVAAIEDTAHVQMSRTHTEQWRNWLTEEIGKLGLKVTPSVANFVLIHFPTDKGKTAAEADAYLTRRGLVLRALNNYKLPHALRMTIGTEEANRLVVEGLRDFLAGK comes from the coding sequence ATGTCCCGCCCCGTGCCGAACCCCGGCATCCTCGATATTGCGCCCTACACGCCCGGCAAGAGCCCGGTGCCGGAACCGGGCCGCAAGGTGTTCAAGCTGTCCGCCAACGAGACGCCGTTCGGTCCGTCTCCGAAGGCGATCGCGGCCTACAAGGCCGCGGCTGACCATCTCGAGGACTATCCGGAGGGCACCTCGCGCGTGCTGCGCGAGGCGATCGGCCGCGCCTATGGGCTCGATCCCGACCGCATCATCTGCGGCGCCGGCTCCGACGAGATCCTCAATCTCTTGGCGCACACCTATCTCGCCCCCGGCGACGAGGCGATCTCGACCACCCACGGCTTCCTGGTCTACCCGATCGCCACCATGGCGAACGGCGCCAGGAACGTGATCGCGGCCGAGACCAATTTCACCGCCGACGTCGATGCCATCCTCAAGGTGGTGACGCCGAAGACAAAACTGGTCTGGCTCGCCAACCCGAACAATCCGACCGGCACCTACATCCCGTTCGACGAGGTCAAGCGCCTGCGCGCCGCGCTGCCGTCGCATGTGCTGCTGGTGCTCGATGCCGCCTATGCCGACTACGTCTCGCGCAACGACTATGAGCTCGGCATCGAGCTGGTCGCCACCACGGACAACACGGTGGTGACGCACACCTTCTCGAAGATCCACGGCCTTGCGGCGCTGCGGGTCGGCTGGATGTTCGGGCCGGCGCATATCGTCGATGCCTGCAACCGCATCCGCGGTCCGTTCAACGTCACAACCCCTGCGATGCTGGCGGCGGTGGCGGCGATCGAGGACACGGCGCATGTGCAGATGTCGCGGACCCACACCGAACAATGGCGCAACTGGCTGACCGAGGAGATCGGCAAGCTCGGGCTGAAGGTGACGCCGAGCGTCGCCAATTTCGTGCTGATCCATTTCCCGACCGACAAGGGCAAGACCGCGGCGGAAGCCGACGCCTATCTCACGCGGCGCGGCCTCGTGCTGCGCGCACTCAACAATTACAAGCTGCCGCATGCGCTGCGCATGACTATTGGCACCGAGGAAGCCAACCGCCTCGTGGTCGAGGGGCTGCGCGACTTCCTGGCCGGAAAGTGA
- a CDS encoding MOSC domain-containing protein, with the protein MDNTHASSARITGIYRYPVKGLTPEPLPHAELKIGETLRSDRRYAIENGPSGFDPSAPKWLPKPHFLMLQRDEWLAPLRAHFDDDSHVLTLRRDGAMVAQGNLETAEGRAAIERYFADRHTGQIKGPPKVLVSPGHSFSDVPRKVVSIINLASLRAIEEMVQAPVHPLRFRANLYVEGWPAWHEASLLDQTIAIGSARARVVKRITRCAAVNVDPDTGARDLSVPNTLMQRFGNNECGIYAEIISDGAAALGDTIAAEGPVAS; encoded by the coding sequence ATGGACAACACGCACGCTTCCTCCGCCAGGATCACCGGCATCTATCGCTACCCCGTCAAGGGTCTCACGCCCGAGCCGCTGCCGCACGCAGAGCTCAAGATCGGCGAGACGCTCCGCTCGGATCGCCGCTATGCGATCGAGAACGGCCCGAGCGGCTTCGATCCCTCGGCGCCGAAGTGGCTGCCGAAGCCGCATTTCCTGATGCTGCAGCGGGATGAGTGGCTGGCGCCGCTGCGCGCCCATTTCGACGATGACAGCCATGTACTGACGCTGCGCCGGGATGGCGCGATGGTGGCCCAGGGCAACCTCGAGACCGCAGAAGGCCGCGCAGCCATCGAGCGCTATTTCGCCGACCGTCACACCGGCCAGATCAAGGGACCGCCCAAGGTGCTGGTCAGCCCCGGGCACAGTTTCTCCGACGTGCCGCGCAAGGTGGTCTCGATCATCAATCTGGCCAGCCTGCGGGCGATCGAGGAGATGGTGCAGGCGCCGGTCCATCCGCTGCGCTTCCGCGCCAATCTCTATGTCGAGGGCTGGCCGGCCTGGCATGAAGCCAGCCTGCTCGACCAGACCATCGCGATCGGCAGCGCGCGGGCCAGGGTGGTAAAGCGCATCACCCGCTGCGCCGCGGTCAATGTCGATCCCGATACCGGCGCGCGCGACCTCTCGGTGCCGAACACGCTGATGCAACGCTTCGGCAACAATGAATGCGGCATCTACGCCGAGATCATCAGCGATGGCGCCGCCGCCCTCGGCGACACGATTGCCGCCGAGGGACCTGTCGCGTCGTAG
- a CDS encoding VOC family protein: protein MILNPDHVTIAVADAGPAIAFFALLGFKKTHVATIDGGVPARYMGMPAMKAQHITLALEGADFEIQLLQFDTPPGTDPGVHPTNLRKLGFNHLAFRVDDIEAATAHLVANGVTLLSDEMDYISRKLRLFEGPEGITFELVERDA from the coding sequence ATGATACTCAACCCGGATCATGTGACAATCGCGGTGGCAGATGCCGGCCCGGCGATCGCGTTCTTCGCACTGCTTGGCTTCAAGAAGACTCACGTCGCGACCATCGACGGCGGCGTTCCCGCCCGGTACATGGGCATGCCGGCCATGAAAGCGCAGCACATCACCCTCGCGCTGGAAGGAGCGGATTTTGAGATCCAGCTGCTTCAGTTCGACACGCCCCCAGGGACCGATCCGGGGGTGCATCCGACCAATCTGCGAAAGCTGGGCTTCAACCACCTCGCCTTCCGCGTCGACGACATCGAGGCGGCCACCGCGCACCTGGTGGCCAACGGTGTCACCCTGCTGAGCGACGAGATGGACTACATCAGCCGGAAGCTCCGGCTGTTCGAGGGTCCCGAGGGCATCACCTTCGAGTTGGTGGAGCGGGACGCCTGA
- a CDS encoding alpha/beta fold hydrolase yields MPYATTKDHVRLHFEEAGSGSPIIFLHEFAADHTNWEPQMRYFARGHRCIAYSARGYTPSDVPPSADVYTYQHFYTDALAVLDHLGIARAHFVGLSMGSYSSLQVALNAPERALSMTLAAVGSGSSLENLDSFRAQCRANAEQYESIGSVEVAKVTREAPSRIPFLIKDPRGHADFYAALARHDARGSANTMRSFQGGRPSIYTMTDAIKRVPTPALILCGDEDDNCIAPSMFLKQHLPAAGLSFFPRSGHVLNLEEPALFNEMVERFIALVEAGRWPARDPRSLVAAPV; encoded by the coding sequence ATGCCCTACGCCACGACGAAAGATCATGTCCGCCTCCATTTCGAAGAGGCCGGCAGCGGCAGCCCGATCATCTTCCTGCACGAGTTTGCCGCTGATCACACCAATTGGGAGCCGCAGATGCGCTACTTCGCGCGCGGCCACCGCTGCATCGCCTATTCGGCGCGCGGCTACACGCCGTCGGACGTGCCGCCGAGCGCCGACGTCTACACCTACCAGCACTTCTATACCGACGCGCTCGCCGTGCTCGACCATCTTGGCATCGCAAGGGCGCATTTCGTCGGGCTCTCGATGGGCTCCTATTCGTCGCTGCAGGTCGCGCTCAATGCGCCGGAGCGCGCGCTGTCGATGACGCTGGCCGCCGTCGGCTCCGGCTCGAGCCTCGAGAATCTCGATTCCTTCCGCGCGCAGTGCCGCGCCAATGCCGAGCAATACGAGAGCATCGGCTCGGTCGAGGTCGCCAAGGTGACGCGCGAGGCGCCGAGCCGGATTCCGTTCCTGATCAAGGATCCGCGCGGCCACGCCGACTTCTACGCCGCACTCGCCCGCCACGACGCCAGGGGCTCCGCCAACACGATGCGCAGCTTCCAGGGCGGCCGGCCCTCGATCTACACCATGACCGACGCCATCAAGCGTGTGCCAACGCCGGCGCTGATCCTGTGCGGCGACGAGGACGACAATTGCATCGCCCCAAGCATGTTCCTGAAGCAGCATCTGCCGGCCGCCGGGCTTTCCTTCTTCCCGAGGTCGGGTCACGTGCTCAACCTCGAGGAGCCGGCGCTGTTCAACGAGATGGTCGAGCGCTTCATCGCGCTGGTCGAGGCCGGCCGCTGGCCGGCGCGCGATCCGCGGTCGCTGGTGGCGGCGCCGGTGTAG
- a CDS encoding chorismate mutase, with protein sequence MSNPPPSPPSLQKLRKEIDAIDEQVHRLLMARGDIIDRLIQVKKTQEVGSAFRPAREASMMRELVRRHRGILPLDTIESIWRVIISTFTYVQAPFAVHADVSVGESAMRDSARFHFGFVVPYVSHFSAQAAVEAVAKSKGDLALVSAIASRTPWWNALEASGAPKIIARLPFLERADHPAALPVFVISRVADDAMVTEVQTWSVRVSGWNADVARALAPLAEIVAVPDTAFDGAALLVSVTGQDLTNKGFEAIKLALIKAGASVRSSALVGSHATRYTVPSNGSART encoded by the coding sequence ATGTCCAACCCACCCCCGTCGCCGCCCTCGCTGCAGAAGCTGCGCAAGGAAATCGATGCGATCGACGAGCAGGTTCACCGCCTGCTGATGGCGCGCGGCGACATCATCGACCGCCTGATCCAGGTCAAGAAGACCCAGGAGGTCGGCTCCGCATTCCGCCCGGCGCGCGAGGCCAGCATGATGCGCGAACTGGTGCGGCGTCATCGCGGCATCCTGCCGCTCGACACCATCGAGAGCATCTGGCGCGTCATCATCTCGACCTTCACCTATGTGCAGGCGCCGTTCGCGGTGCATGCCGATGTTTCCGTCGGCGAGTCGGCCATGCGCGACTCGGCGCGCTTTCACTTCGGCTTCGTGGTGCCTTACGTCTCGCATTTCAGCGCGCAGGCCGCGGTCGAGGCGGTGGCGAAGTCGAAGGGCGACCTCGCGCTGGTCTCCGCGATCGCGAGCCGCACGCCGTGGTGGAATGCGCTCGAGGCCAGTGGCGCGCCGAAGATCATCGCGCGGCTGCCGTTCCTCGAACGCGCCGACCATCCCGCCGCGCTGCCGGTGTTCGTGATCTCGCGGGTCGCCGACGACGCCATGGTCACCGAGGTGCAGACCTGGAGCGTGCGCGTCTCCGGCTGGAACGCCGATGTCGCCCGCGCGCTGGCGCCGCTCGCCGAGATCGTCGCGGTCCCCGACACCGCCTTCGACGGCGCGGCGCTGCTGGTCTCGGTCACCGGGCAAGACCTGACTAACAAGGGTTTCGAGGCCATCAAGCTCGCCTTGATCAAGGCCGGCGCCTCGGTGCGCTCGTCGGCCCTCGTCGGCAGCCACGCAACGCGCTATACGGTGCCCTCTAACGGATCGGCCAGGACCTGA
- a CDS encoding TIGR02594 family protein has product MVQLLACRRSLRVLALALCSLTLAVISAAPASARPHHSRHAHSAHTGHHARHYAHRHYGRTARLSRAERRALARPGGIVETNAAPLPGSADPVPNTGGVSAAGGFGSSGIVAEARRYLGGNPTGRSSLWCARFMNMVLQHTGHRGTGSDMASSFAKYGTRVSGPQVGAIAVMSRRGGGHVGIITGVDAKGNPIMISGNSGHRVRETPVSRGRIYAYVMPTN; this is encoded by the coding sequence ATGGTTCAGTTGCTTGCGTGTCGCCGGTCGCTTCGTGTTTTGGCGCTGGCTCTGTGTTCGCTCACTCTCGCCGTGATCTCCGCCGCTCCGGCATCCGCCCGTCCGCACCATTCACGTCACGCGCATTCGGCCCATACCGGCCATCACGCGCGCCACTATGCCCATCGTCATTATGGGCGCACAGCGCGGCTGTCGCGCGCCGAGCGCCGCGCCCTCGCGCGGCCGGGCGGGATCGTCGAAACCAACGCAGCGCCGTTGCCCGGCAGCGCTGACCCCGTGCCCAACACCGGCGGCGTCAGTGCGGCAGGCGGCTTCGGCTCGTCCGGCATCGTGGCCGAGGCGCGCCGCTATCTCGGCGGCAATCCGACCGGTCGCTCCAGCCTGTGGTGCGCCCGCTTCATGAACATGGTGCTGCAGCACACCGGCCATCGCGGCACCGGCTCCGACATGGCGAGCTCGTTCGCCAAATACGGCACGCGCGTTTCGGGACCGCAGGTCGGCGCCATCGCCGTGATGAGCCGCCGCGGGGGCGGCCATGTCGGCATCATCACCGGCGTCGATGCCAAGGGCAATCCGATCATGATCTCGGGCAACAGCGGCCACCGCGTCCGCGAGACGCCGGTCTCGCGCGGCCGGATCTACGCCTATGTGATGCCGACCAACTGA